A region of Planococcus sp. MSAK28401 DNA encodes the following proteins:
- the recR gene encoding recombination mediator RecR, whose translation MHYPEPISKLMESFMKLPGIGPKTAARLAFFVLGMKEDTVLDFAKALVDAKRNLSFCSVCGHITDVDPCQICQDTSRDRSMICVVQDPKDVIAMEKMRDYTGLYHVLQGAISPMDGIGPEDINVPSLLTRLQDEEVKELILATNPTIEGEATAMYISRLVRPSGIRTTRIAHGLPVGGDLEYADEVTLSKALEGRRELS comes from the coding sequence ATGCACTACCCAGAACCTATTTCCAAACTGATGGAAAGCTTCATGAAGTTGCCAGGAATCGGGCCGAAAACAGCGGCCCGGCTGGCATTTTTTGTGCTCGGAATGAAAGAAGACACCGTGCTTGATTTCGCGAAAGCATTGGTCGATGCCAAACGTAATTTGAGCTTTTGCTCAGTTTGTGGCCATATTACCGATGTTGACCCATGTCAGATTTGCCAAGACACAAGCCGCGACCGGTCGATGATCTGCGTGGTCCAAGATCCAAAAGATGTCATTGCGATGGAGAAGATGCGTGATTACACAGGTCTTTATCACGTATTACAAGGTGCTATCTCACCAATGGATGGCATCGGGCCGGAAGACATCAATGTTCCATCGCTGTTGACCCGTCTTCAAGATGAAGAAGTGAAAGAGCTGATTTTGGCAACTAACCCGACGATTGAAGGGGAAGCGACCGCGATGTATATTTCCAGGCTAGTGCGTCCCTCTGGTATCCGGACGACGCGCATTGCCCATGGACTTCCTGTCGGAGGCGACTTAGAGTATGCGGATGAAGTCACACTTTCGAAAGCACTTGAAGGTCGGCGTGAACTTTCCTAA
- a CDS encoding aminotransferase class I/II-fold pyridoxal phosphate-dependent enzyme, which translates to MTQRRPVVDALLEFQRRRPISFHVPGHKNGLLSGLPKELKAALAYDMTELEGLDDLHAPNAAIKEAEDLLADAYGSKKSYFLVNGSTAGNLAMIHAVCGEGDPVIVQRNSHKSIFHALELAHVKPVYVAPEWDESSKSAAAVALSSIVAAIDEYPEAKAVVLTYPSYYGVASAELEAIIEFCHERRVPVLVDEAHGAHLAAGEPFPVSALAYGADVVVQSAHKTLPAMTMGSYLHIAGELVEERMIRKYLRIFQSSSPSYPIMASLDDARAYIQNYSVHDKRDFLEKRLYFISSIRRIPSLEVVETDDPLKLLLRVENRGGFQLKEALEQTGVYVELADLFQVLLILPLSKPWHAYPYAEIRSRIKEAVQSMRLLEKRAPGFRPGYPKAVTTPELSFEEVDLSVQEWVPYTRAIGRISSAMVTPYPPGIPLVTAGEKWTVEKVEELSDYLAAGAEIQGEHRLSEKLVSVIPW; encoded by the coding sequence ATGACTCAAAGACGTCCAGTGGTGGATGCATTATTGGAATTTCAGAGAAGACGGCCGATTTCATTTCATGTTCCTGGCCATAAAAACGGCCTGCTATCGGGTTTGCCGAAAGAATTAAAAGCGGCACTTGCCTATGATATGACAGAGTTGGAGGGCCTTGACGATTTACACGCCCCCAATGCGGCAATCAAGGAAGCAGAAGATTTACTGGCAGATGCGTATGGTTCGAAAAAAAGCTACTTTCTGGTGAACGGTTCAACTGCAGGAAACCTTGCGATGATTCATGCGGTCTGCGGAGAAGGCGATCCAGTAATTGTGCAGCGCAATTCGCATAAATCGATTTTCCATGCGCTTGAACTGGCCCATGTAAAACCAGTTTACGTAGCGCCTGAATGGGATGAGTCATCCAAAAGCGCTGCAGCTGTCGCCCTTTCTTCAATAGTGGCTGCCATAGATGAATATCCGGAAGCGAAAGCGGTCGTTTTGACATATCCAAGTTATTACGGTGTAGCTTCTGCTGAGCTAGAGGCAATTATTGAATTTTGCCATGAACGTAGGGTCCCCGTGCTGGTCGATGAAGCGCATGGGGCGCATTTAGCAGCGGGCGAGCCATTCCCGGTGAGTGCATTGGCTTATGGAGCCGATGTGGTGGTTCAGTCTGCACATAAAACTTTGCCAGCTATGACGATGGGTTCGTATCTTCATATAGCAGGAGAATTGGTGGAGGAAAGAATGATCAGGAAGTATTTGCGGATTTTTCAATCGAGCAGTCCTTCCTATCCCATTATGGCGTCTCTTGACGATGCGAGGGCATATATCCAAAATTATTCTGTTCATGATAAGCGCGATTTTCTCGAAAAACGCCTTTATTTTATTTCCAGTATCAGACGGATACCTTCTCTTGAAGTAGTGGAGACGGACGACCCGCTGAAATTATTGCTGCGGGTCGAAAATAGAGGGGGCTTTCAGCTGAAAGAGGCCTTGGAACAGACGGGTGTTTATGTGGAATTGGCGGACCTTTTTCAGGTGCTGTTAATCTTGCCGCTGTCAAAACCTTGGCATGCTTATCCGTATGCCGAAATACGCAGCCGCATCAAAGAAGCTGTGCAAAGTATGCGGTTATTGGAGAAACGTGCTCCAGGCTTTCGCCCTGGCTATCCAAAAGCTGTGACAACTCCTGAGCTGTCGTTTGAGGAAGTGGATTTATCGGTGCAGGAATGGGTGCCTTATACGAGGGCAATCGGCCGTATCTCGTCGGCTATGGTGACGCCTTATCCACCTGGCATTCCGCTGGTAACGGCAGGGGAGAAGTGGACTGTCGAAAAAGTGGAGGAGCTTTCGGATTATCTAGCGGCTGGTGCGGAGATACAAGGGGAACATCGTTTGTCGGAAAAGCTGGTTTCAGTTATCCCGTGGTGA
- the ppx gene encoding exopolyphosphatase: MEQEKYAIIDIGSNTIRLVIYTRDKSGRFSESENVKAVARLRNYLTDDNTLSEEGIQVLIDTLKSFQEVTRHHQLEAIKCVATAAVRQAKNQEAIIQRVGEETDFTMRILSEYEEAHYGYLAVVNSMSYKSGITVDIGGGSTELTLFEGRELIHFHSFPFGALSLKKQFIEGDTPKNSELKALREFLETQFLTLDWIEAKKLPLIGIGGSARNLAQIHQEKIDYPLSGVHQYTMKRKEVEEINKWLGSMKFDDLQRVEGLSSDRADIILPAVEVFNCLMELIGSELFALSRKGLRDGVFYEEMTKDFEMPVFPNVIEESFYDLAIDYDINLTHAIHVTNSSLMIVRELEEQGLLELTEKDHQWVRLGSSMYNLGSYIDSESSNQHTFYLLANRTIDGLLHKERIIVALLASYKNKNLFKRNAALYEDWFTEDELDKFNIIGAVIKFAYSLNATKRDIVEDIQLESKKEELIFSIQCREDWKPEQYQVEKQKKHLEKLLKKTITVHFHE, from the coding sequence ATGGAACAGGAAAAGTACGCAATCATCGATATTGGCTCGAATACCATCCGATTGGTTATTTATACGCGGGATAAGAGCGGGCGTTTTTCAGAAAGTGAGAACGTTAAGGCGGTTGCCCGTCTGCGCAATTATTTAACGGATGATAATACGCTCTCAGAAGAAGGCATACAAGTATTGATCGATACCTTGAAGAGCTTCCAGGAAGTGACTCGCCACCATCAGCTCGAAGCGATTAAATGCGTTGCGACGGCTGCTGTGCGGCAGGCCAAGAACCAGGAAGCCATTATACAGCGCGTTGGCGAGGAGACGGATTTTACGATGCGCATCCTATCGGAATACGAAGAAGCGCATTATGGTTATTTGGCCGTGGTCAATTCGATGTCGTATAAAAGCGGCATTACGGTCGATATCGGCGGTGGCAGTACGGAACTGACTTTATTCGAAGGCCGTGAACTCATTCATTTCCACAGTTTTCCGTTTGGTGCCTTATCGCTGAAGAAGCAGTTTATCGAAGGGGACACCCCAAAAAACAGTGAACTGAAAGCATTGCGGGAGTTTCTCGAAACTCAGTTTTTGACACTCGACTGGATTGAAGCGAAGAAATTGCCGTTGATCGGAATTGGAGGCAGTGCGCGGAACTTGGCACAGATTCACCAAGAGAAAATCGACTATCCACTCTCCGGTGTCCATCAATACACTATGAAGCGGAAAGAAGTAGAAGAGATAAATAAATGGCTGGGATCGATGAAATTTGACGATTTGCAGCGAGTGGAAGGATTGTCGAGTGACCGGGCAGATATCATCCTTCCGGCGGTGGAAGTGTTCAATTGCCTGATGGAATTGATCGGTTCTGAGCTTTTTGCCTTGAGCCGAAAAGGGTTGCGGGATGGCGTATTTTATGAGGAAATGACCAAAGATTTCGAGATGCCGGTGTTTCCGAACGTCATTGAGGAAAGTTTCTACGATTTGGCGATCGACTACGACATTAATTTGACGCATGCCATCCATGTGACCAATAGCTCGCTGATGATTGTACGGGAATTGGAAGAGCAGGGGCTTCTCGAATTGACGGAGAAGGATCATCAATGGGTTCGCCTCGGCAGTTCGATGTACAATCTTGGTTCGTACATCGACTCTGAATCGAGCAACCAGCATACCTTCTACCTGCTGGCGAACCGGACCATCGATGGTCTTTTGCATAAAGAACGCATCATTGTCGCCTTGCTTGCTTCCTATAAAAACAAGAACCTATTCAAACGCAATGCAGCTCTCTATGAAGACTGGTTTACGGAAGATGAGTTGGATAAATTCAATATCATTGGAGCAGTCATTAAATTCGCTTATAGTTTGAATGCGACGAAACGCGATATTGTCGAAGACATCCAGTTGGAATCGAAAAAAGAAGAGCTCATTTTCTCTATCCAATGCCGTGAAGACTGGAAACCGGAGCAATACCAGGTCGAGAAGCAGAAAAAGCATTTGGAGAAGCTGTTAAAGAAAACGATCACTGTCCACTTTCATGAATGA